A genome region from Bacteroidota bacterium includes the following:
- a CDS encoding DEAD/DEAH box helicase: MKSESLKLSKEMVALLNQRGITEPTPIQKEIIPAIVEGRDVIAQSETGSGKTLSFAIPIIERTNRRDGLHTLVVCPTRELAVQIAQEFVKFSHGKHLGITPIYGGMSIREQARKLTRTNIIVGTPGRLIDLLNRGMLQLDKITTLVLDEADRMLDMGFIKDIETIMHKVSKERQTLMFSATLAKEIVTLSRKYLKDPKHVQMASSVKPEFLRQTYYQTTPDQKLHLLIHLLKFERDLALVFCNRKHITAKIAKQLSREGVHARCLNGDMTQGQRERVTAEFRQKKFNVLVATDVAARGLHIDDITHVYNYEIPRDVETYTHRIGRTARAGEKGEAISLVATGEERGFFQRVLFTYKGSIVLKGANDIGYVKVKIEDVPQHEKAERSSTSRHAYGVSNVKQRRVRASEFTSQRNHASRSKNLEESGLTVSGRKVERQTDESRDDTFSQANVTNTSRQMYPQRKYKRPNFQSQQPSKEKKRIWDKRSFGEMLQRKKKSKFRPSA; this comes from the coding sequence ATGAAATCAGAATCATTGAAGTTGAGCAAAGAGATGGTTGCGTTGCTAAACCAACGCGGCATCACCGAGCCGACACCGATTCAAAAAGAAATCATCCCCGCTATTGTTGAAGGCAGGGATGTGATTGCACAATCCGAAACAGGTTCGGGCAAAACATTAAGTTTTGCAATTCCAATTATTGAACGGACTAACCGGCGCGATGGATTGCACACGCTCGTCGTGTGTCCGACGCGTGAGCTTGCTGTTCAGATAGCCCAGGAATTTGTGAAATTCTCGCACGGCAAACATCTCGGCATAACGCCCATCTACGGCGGAATGTCCATCAGAGAACAAGCCCGGAAACTCACCCGAACCAATATCATTGTCGGAACCCCGGGCCGCCTGATCGACTTGCTGAACAGAGGAATGCTGCAACTCGACAAGATTACCACGCTTGTTCTGGATGAAGCGGATAGAATGCTCGACATGGGCTTCATCAAGGATATCGAAACCATCATGCACAAGGTTTCGAAGGAGCGCCAGACGCTCATGTTCAGCGCAACTCTTGCGAAGGAAATTGTCACGCTGAGCAGGAAGTATCTCAAAGACCCGAAGCACGTACAGATGGCTTCCTCCGTGAAACCGGAATTTTTGCGTCAGACGTATTATCAAACGACTCCCGATCAGAAGCTTCATCTTCTCATTCACCTCCTCAAATTCGAGCGCGATCTTGCTCTTGTTTTCTGCAACCGGAAGCACATTACGGCAAAGATTGCAAAACAGCTTTCGCGTGAAGGCGTTCACGCACGATGTCTGAACGGCGATATGACCCAAGGCCAGCGTGAACGGGTGACAGCGGAATTCCGCCAGAAGAAATTCAATGTACTTGTTGCAACCGATGTGGCGGCGCGAGGGCTTCATATTGACGATATTACGCATGTCTACAATTACGAAATTCCTCGCGATGTTGAAACGTACACGCACCGCATCGGGCGGACGGCGCGTGCCGGTGAAAAGGGTGAGGCCATTTCGCTCGTTGCCACAGGCGAAGAACGCGGGTTCTTTCAGCGGGTACTGTTCACTTACAAGGGGAGTATTGTACTCAAAGGCGCCAACGATATCGGGTATGTGAAAGTAAAGATCGAGGATGTGCCGCAGCACGAAAAGGCTGAGCGCTCGTCAACGAGCAGGCATGCCTACGGCGTATCGAACGTCAAACAGCGGCGCGTACGGGCGTCGGAATTCACTTCTCAAAGAAATCACGCATCTCGATCTAAGAATCTTGAGGAGTCGGGCCTGACTGTCTCAGGACGAAAGGTTGAACGTCAGACTGACGAATCCCGGGATGACACATTCAGTCAGGCGAATGTGACCAACACGTCAAGGCAAATGTACCCGCAGCGCAAGTACAAGCGACCAAACTTCCAGTCGCAACAGCCTTCCAAAGAGAAAAAGCGCATTTGGGACAAACGCAGCTTCGGGGAAATGCTGCAACGGAAGAAAAAGAGCAAATTCCGCCCATCGGCGTAA
- the lpxD gene encoding UDP-3-O-(3-hydroxymyristoyl)glucosamine N-acyltransferase, giving the protein MKLRDIAVMVNAEIDGNDDIDIRRVAKIEEAGEGDITFLANPKYQKFVETTKASAVIVAHDLQAGAGTKPALVRVKDPYVSFLKVLQHFRPPHDVLPPGIHPAAVIANSATLGADVRIGAHVVLGERVHVGDGVILSHNVVIGDDARIGDNTILYPNVTVYYGCVIGARVIIHSGTTIGSDGFGFAPKPDGTYEKIPQRGIVVIEDDVEIGANCAVDRATLGETRIKSGVKLDNLIQVAHNVVIGENTVSAAQAGISGSTKVGKNCMLGGQVGLTGHLTIADGTKIGAQSGVHRSVEKPNTTIFGYPAYPQREAFRIQGAATQLPDLIVTVRELQKRVAHLEEIIKQLQQES; this is encoded by the coding sequence ATGAAGCTCCGTGATATTGCAGTGATGGTGAACGCGGAGATTGACGGTAATGACGACATCGACATCCGGCGGGTAGCAAAAATTGAAGAAGCCGGTGAGGGAGACATTACCTTTCTGGCCAATCCCAAGTACCAGAAGTTCGTTGAAACAACGAAGGCATCGGCGGTTATTGTTGCACATGATCTGCAGGCAGGGGCGGGCACGAAGCCGGCCCTTGTGCGCGTCAAGGACCCGTACGTTTCGTTTCTCAAGGTTCTGCAACATTTCAGGCCGCCGCACGACGTGTTGCCTCCCGGTATTCATCCCGCTGCAGTTATTGCAAACAGTGCAACACTGGGCGCTGACGTTCGAATAGGGGCGCATGTTGTCCTTGGCGAGCGTGTTCATGTTGGCGATGGCGTCATACTCTCGCACAACGTTGTGATTGGCGACGATGCACGGATTGGAGACAATACGATTCTCTACCCGAATGTGACCGTGTATTACGGCTGTGTCATCGGTGCACGCGTGATCATTCATTCGGGCACGACAATCGGCAGCGATGGATTCGGATTTGCGCCGAAGCCCGACGGCACATACGAGAAAATTCCGCAACGTGGAATTGTTGTGATTGAGGATGATGTGGAGATCGGGGCAAACTGTGCTGTCGATCGGGCAACGCTCGGCGAAACACGTATCAAGAGCGGTGTCAAGCTTGATAACCTCATCCAGGTTGCACACAATGTCGTGATCGGGGAGAATACCGTAAGTGCTGCACAGGCAGGGATTTCCGGCAGCACGAAAGTCGGCAAGAACTGCATGCTCGGCGGACAGGTCGGCCTCACGGGACATCTCACGATTGCCGACGGTACGAAGATTGGCGCGCAATCCGGTGTTCACCGTTCAGTCGAAAAACCAAACACGACCATCTTCGGATATCCTGCATATCCGCAGCGAGAGGCATTCCGCATCCAGGGTGCCGCGACGCAACTTCCCGATCTGATTGTGACTGTACGCGAGTTACAGAAACGCGTTGCGCATCTTGAAGAGATCATCAAGCAACTTCAGCAAGAATCATAA
- a CDS encoding OmpH family outer membrane protein, with protein sequence MKHLVAALVLLYAASAGFAQMKIGHINSEAIMQNLPEAVDAQRTLDALVANWEAELQKMQADWKKKYDEYDKRKLILTEQSRAKEERELRELDQSISDYRNRKFGQNGELFQKQNDVMKPIQNKIFKVLEDIAKDDNFDYIFDKSGDILLLYATSKYDLTETVLRRMQSFGK encoded by the coding sequence ATGAAACACCTCGTTGCGGCGCTCGTCCTCCTGTATGCGGCAAGCGCAGGCTTCGCACAAATGAAGATCGGCCACATCAACTCCGAAGCAATCATGCAGAACCTGCCGGAAGCCGTCGATGCCCAGAGAACGTTGGATGCATTGGTGGCAAACTGGGAGGCCGAATTGCAGAAGATGCAGGCCGATTGGAAAAAGAAATACGACGAGTACGACAAGCGCAAGCTCATTCTCACGGAACAATCACGCGCAAAAGAAGAACGCGAGCTTCGTGAACTCGACCAGTCAATTTCCGACTACCGGAACAGAAAATTCGGACAGAACGGCGAATTGTTCCAGAAGCAGAATGATGTGATGAAGCCGATCCAGAACAAAATCTTCAAAGTTCTCGAGGATATTGCGAAGGATGACAACTTCGACTACATCTTCGACAAGAGCGGCGACATTCTGTTGCTGTACGCGACAAGCAAGTACGATCTGACCGAGACCGTGTTGCGGCGTATGCAATCCTTCGGCAAGTAA
- a CDS encoding OmpH family outer membrane protein, with amino-acid sequence MNKFFLSLCVSLALAAGSSAFAQQKIGFVNSTKIFQEIPEAKEAQRKLEAAAKPIQDEIEKREKVIQDKLDEYKKKEAVMNDAAKRTAQQEIYDMDQQLREYKLDKLGNDGELAKQQEKILNPVKEKILKAIERVAKDLKYSFVFDQTDNVRVLLYGEPASDLTFKVIDRLKTGK; translated from the coding sequence GTGAACAAATTCTTTCTCTCATTATGTGTGTCGCTCGCGTTGGCTGCCGGTTCGTCCGCATTTGCGCAGCAGAAAATCGGCTTCGTGAACTCAACGAAGATTTTCCAGGAAATTCCGGAAGCGAAGGAAGCTCAGCGTAAACTTGAAGCGGCCGCGAAGCCGATTCAGGACGAAATCGAGAAGCGAGAAAAAGTCATTCAGGACAAGCTCGATGAATACAAGAAAAAAGAAGCCGTGATGAACGATGCCGCAAAGAGAACCGCTCAGCAGGAGATCTACGACATGGATCAACAACTCCGCGAGTACAAATTGGACAAGCTTGGCAACGACGGCGAATTGGCAAAACAGCAGGAAAAGATCCTCAATCCCGTCAAGGAGAAGATTCTCAAAGCGATTGAACGCGTTGCCAAGGATTTAAAATACTCGTTTGTGTTTGACCAGACGGACAACGTACGTGTATTGCTCTACGGCGAGCCTGCCTCGGACCTGACGTTCAAAGTAATCGACAGATTGAAGACGGGTAAGTAA
- a CDS encoding bifunctional UDP-3-O-[3-hydroxymyristoyl] N-acetylglucosamine deacetylase/3-hydroxyacyl-ACP dehydratase — protein sequence MLVQQRTIKQPVTMSGVGLHTGSICSMTFRPAPENSGIRFKRIDLGGSPEVPALVDHVVDIARGTTIAIGEARVHTVEHVLAALVGMQVDNCLIELDANEPPIGDGSAKPYVDLLLKAGFERQDAPKDYLIIDQPVEYRNEEKGVDIVALPTDDYRITVMVDYHNPALGSQHSGLFNLEKEFVTDFAPCRTFCFLHEVEMLHSQGLIKGGNLDNAIVIVDRELGDGEIKRISEKLGIKDSVILGTSGVLNNRPLHFKNEPARHKLLDMMGDLALIGVPFKAQILAARPGHASNIEFAKIIRKLYQQKKLVKKFQYERKEGVVFDINAIKKILPHRYPFLLIDKIVDFTIDERIVGVKNVTINEPFFEGHFPGQPVMPGVLIIEAMAQCGGILLLNGVENPGDKLVFFMAINNAKFRKPVTPGDQLVFELTMTSRKSRICQMAGRAYVDGNLVAEADMMASIVDRQEKNNSSNGSKEGSTIPAGRNVN from the coding sequence ATGCTAGTTCAACAACGGACCATCAAACAACCGGTAACGATGAGCGGCGTCGGGCTGCACACCGGAAGCATCTGTTCGATGACGTTCAGACCCGCGCCCGAGAATTCCGGCATTCGCTTCAAGCGGATTGATTTGGGCGGCTCTCCCGAAGTGCCCGCTCTTGTTGATCACGTTGTTGATATTGCCCGCGGAACAACCATTGCCATCGGCGAAGCCCGGGTTCATACAGTCGAGCATGTTCTTGCGGCGCTGGTCGGGATGCAGGTTGACAATTGCCTGATTGAACTCGACGCCAACGAACCGCCGATCGGCGACGGCAGTGCAAAGCCGTATGTTGATCTTCTTCTGAAAGCAGGCTTTGAACGGCAGGATGCTCCGAAAGATTACCTCATTATTGATCAGCCGGTCGAATATCGCAACGAAGAAAAGGGTGTCGACATTGTCGCTCTGCCAACAGATGACTACCGAATCACCGTGATGGTCGACTATCACAATCCCGCCCTCGGCAGCCAGCACAGCGGGCTCTTCAATCTGGAAAAAGAATTCGTGACTGATTTTGCCCCGTGCCGTACGTTTTGTTTCTTGCATGAAGTAGAAATGCTGCACAGTCAGGGCCTCATCAAAGGCGGCAATCTCGACAACGCGATTGTTATTGTAGATCGTGAGTTGGGCGACGGCGAGATCAAGCGCATTTCTGAAAAGCTTGGAATAAAAGATTCCGTCATTCTCGGAACAAGCGGCGTATTGAACAACAGGCCTCTGCATTTCAAGAACGAACCTGCACGGCACAAGTTACTGGATATGATGGGCGATTTGGCGCTCATCGGCGTTCCGTTCAAAGCGCAGATTCTCGCGGCGCGCCCCGGACATGCGAGCAACATCGAGTTTGCAAAGATCATCCGCAAACTCTACCAGCAGAAGAAGCTGGTAAAGAAATTCCAGTACGAACGAAAAGAGGGCGTCGTCTTCGATATCAATGCCATCAAGAAAATCCTCCCTCATCGCTATCCGTTCCTGTTGATTGATAAGATCGTTGATTTTACAATCGATGAACGGATTGTCGGCGTCAAGAATGTGACAATCAACGAGCCGTTTTTTGAAGGTCATTTTCCCGGCCAACCGGTGATGCCCGGCGTGCTGATCATTGAAGCTATGGCGCAATGCGGCGGCATTCTTCTTCTGAACGGCGTCGAGAACCCGGGAGACAAACTCGTGTTCTTCATGGCGATCAACAATGCGAAGTTCAGAAAACCAGTCACGCCTGGTGATCAACTGGTGTTCGAGTTGACCATGACAAGCCGCAAGAGTCGTATTTGTCAAATGGCGGGAAGAGCCTACGTCGATGGCAACCTTGTTGCCGAGGCGGATATGATGGCATCAATTGTCGACCGGCAAGAAAAGAACAACTCCAGCAACGGAAGCAAGGAAGGCAGCACAATTCCCGCCGGACGCAACGTGAACTGA
- a CDS encoding lipoate--protein ligase family protein — MSADWRFIDTGVNTGSYNMQFDELLARSLLSGTGVPTVRLFQWKPWAISLGFNQDVEKIDHDRCTADNIDVVRRPTGGRAVFHAEELTYSVAMFSEGRSVLEIYNHISQALVHGLRLFGVDATLSRSQPDFREHYKNPSSIPCFTASARYEIEWHGRKLVGSAQRRFRHHETGAEVVLQHGSILIGPAHRGLMKYLLLPGEPVRESLAQELREKTVELAEIRNAEISVNELAECLQQGFQREWNVKFVQPDNLLQEFESACA, encoded by the coding sequence ATGAGTGCCGATTGGCGGTTTATAGACACGGGGGTGAACACCGGTTCTTACAACATGCAGTTCGATGAATTGCTTGCGCGTTCCCTTCTCTCCGGTACCGGCGTCCCGACGGTTCGACTCTTTCAATGGAAGCCGTGGGCCATTTCGCTTGGATTCAATCAGGATGTTGAGAAGATCGATCATGATCGGTGTACGGCCGACAACATCGATGTTGTTCGTCGCCCGACCGGCGGTCGAGCCGTGTTTCATGCTGAAGAATTGACCTACAGCGTTGCCATGTTCTCGGAAGGAAGAAGCGTCCTGGAAATCTACAATCATATCAGTCAAGCGCTGGTGCATGGCCTTCGTCTGTTCGGAGTTGATGCAACTCTCAGCCGTTCGCAGCCGGACTTCCGTGAACACTATAAGAATCCGTCTTCAATTCCCTGTTTCACTGCTTCTGCCCGTTACGAAATCGAATGGCATGGCAGAAAGCTCGTCGGCAGCGCTCAGCGTCGTTTCCGGCATCACGAAACAGGAGCCGAAGTCGTGTTGCAGCACGGTTCCATCCTGATTGGTCCTGCACACCGCGGTCTCATGAAATACCTTCTTCTGCCCGGTGAACCAGTGAGAGAATCACTTGCTCAGGAATTACGGGAGAAAACGGTCGAGCTTGCCGAAATCCGGAACGCCGAAATATCAGTAAACGAACTTGCAGAGTGCCTGCAACAAGGGTTTCAACGTGAGTGGAATGTGAAATTCGTCCAGCCGGACAACCTACTACAAGAATTCGAGTCCGCCTGTGCCTAA
- a CDS encoding isoprenyl transferase → MDGNGRWAKKRGMPRIAGHNEGVESVRDTVEACGQLGVKYLTLYAFSTENWKRPEEEVSLLMRLLLRALKDETDRLHTNNVRIQAIGDIAKLPAEVQNELIDDIAKTKNNTGLTLILALSYSGRWDITEAVKRIVADLNSGKFAEGQISEELIGSYLSTGNVPDPDLLIRTSGEFRISNFLLWQLAYSEMFITAKLWPGFRREELYEAIRSYQKRERRFGMVSEQLNRDGYFNRLIKSVTGP, encoded by the coding sequence ATGGACGGAAATGGCCGATGGGCCAAGAAACGCGGTATGCCGCGCATCGCCGGACACAACGAAGGCGTCGAATCCGTCCGCGATACCGTTGAAGCCTGCGGCCAGTTGGGCGTGAAGTACCTTACTTTGTACGCCTTTTCAACCGAAAATTGGAAACGTCCGGAGGAAGAAGTATCGCTGCTGATGCGGCTCCTTTTACGGGCGCTGAAAGACGAAACGGACCGGCTTCATACGAACAACGTCCGCATCCAGGCAATCGGCGATATTGCGAAGCTCCCCGCGGAAGTCCAGAACGAGTTGATCGACGACATCGCAAAGACGAAAAACAATACGGGCCTCACGCTGATTCTCGCCTTGAGTTATAGCGGCCGGTGGGATATTACAGAGGCCGTAAAGCGAATTGTTGCCGATCTGAATTCGGGCAAGTTCGCCGAAGGGCAGATTTCCGAGGAACTGATCGGGTCGTATCTCTCTACTGGGAACGTTCCCGACCCCGATTTGTTGATAAGAACGAGCGGAGAATTTCGTATTAGTAATTTCCTGTTGTGGCAGCTTGCCTATTCCGAAATGTTCATCACCGCCAAACTGTGGCCGGGTTTTCGCCGCGAGGAACTCTACGAAGCAATCCGCAGCTACCAGAAGCGCGAGCGGCGCTTCGGCATGGTCAGTGAACAGTTGAACCGCGACGGCTACTTCAACAGACTTATCAAGAGTGTAACAGGACCGTAA
- the lpxA gene encoding acyl-ACP--UDP-N-acetylglucosamine O-acyltransferase: protein MATHIDPRSDVNPKAELGHDVTVGPFAVIEAGAVIGEGTSIASNALIGRGARIGKDCRIHHGAIVGHVPQDLKYKDEPTTCEVGDRNVIREYATLHRGTVETGKTVIGSDNLLMGYVHIAHDCVLGNNIIMSNAAMLAGHVHVDDFAIIGGITPVHQFVRIGAHVMIGGGLRVPKDVPPFVRAAGEPLVFAGLNSVGLRRRGFSREAIEALDRTYSIIYNSGLNVSQAVAKVKEDASLMKVPEVQKVLDFIAQSKRGIITRHRDLH from the coding sequence ATGGCAACACATATTGATCCGCGGTCGGATGTCAATCCAAAAGCGGAACTCGGACATGATGTGACAGTTGGCCCGTTTGCCGTTATTGAAGCGGGGGCTGTTATTGGTGAGGGAACTTCCATTGCGTCCAATGCGCTTATCGGACGAGGCGCCCGGATTGGCAAGGACTGCCGGATTCATCATGGCGCAATTGTCGGGCATGTTCCGCAAGACCTGAAGTACAAAGACGAACCCACAACGTGCGAGGTAGGCGACAGGAATGTCATTCGCGAGTATGCAACCCTGCATCGCGGTACCGTGGAAACGGGGAAGACGGTAATCGGGAGTGATAATTTGTTGATGGGATACGTCCATATTGCGCACGATTGCGTGCTTGGCAACAACATTATCATGTCGAATGCCGCAATGCTTGCCGGCCACGTTCACGTTGATGATTTTGCGATTATCGGAGGCATAACGCCGGTGCATCAGTTCGTGCGTATCGGCGCGCATGTGATGATTGGCGGGGGACTGCGTGTGCCGAAGGACGTTCCGCCGTTTGTCCGTGCCGCGGGCGAGCCGCTTGTGTTTGCAGGATTGAATTCCGTGGGACTCCGTCGCCGCGGATTTTCCCGTGAAGCGATTGAGGCCCTCGATAGAACATACTCCATCATCTACAACTCGGGGCTTAATGTGTCCCAAGCCGTGGCGAAAGTAAAGGAAGATGCGAGCCTGATGAAGGTTCCCGAAGTGCAGAAAGTTCTTGATTTCATAGCACAGAGCAAGCGCGGAATCATCACCCGTCATCGTGACCTGCATTAA
- a CDS encoding cold-shock protein, with amino-acid sequence MEKGTVKWFNGAKGFGFIQRAGGEDVFVHYKAIAGDGYKNLNEGDQVEFDVEKGPKGLQASNVSKI; translated from the coding sequence ATGGAAAAAGGGACAGTAAAATGGTTCAACGGAGCAAAAGGCTTCGGTTTCATTCAGCGTGCCGGTGGTGAAGATGTGTTTGTTCACTACAAGGCAATTGCCGGCGACGGCTACAAGAACCTGAATGAAGGTGACCAGGTTGAGTTCGATGTCGAGAAAGGCCCGAAAGGCCTTCAGGCGTCAAACGTCAGCAAAATCTAA
- the bamA gene encoding outer membrane protein assembly factor BamA, translated as MKQRVLALAAAGIVMVISSTHLFAQRLPQTQEVLKILGISVEGNSLAEPSAIIANSGLRVGDEFTLPGDKIGQSVRKLWQLKIFSDVQIVIDRRVGEGVFLAIRVTELPRYEETVISGSDEISTDKLEKKMALVRGQVIAPHDLTRIQKDILKMYEEEGHMLADVKVSTQQLDTSKNRVNLLVDIDEGPYVKVRNIYFSGNEAFDSGDLKGAMKEIAEARWWKIFSSHKFDRKKYEDDKKLIVKFYQKNGYRDASVIGDSIWYSEDKKNMNIRIDVHEGAQYKIRNIAWEGNTVYSDEILNEQLGMKPGDVYNQEKFEQNLRGNESQTDVASLYLNNGYLAFNLEPEETRVAEDSVDIRIKVYERNKFVIGRVDIKGNTKTHDKVIRRELYSRPGDFFNRAAIIRSIRQLSVLNYFNPEKINPDTYIHPEDNIVDLTYSVEEKSSDNINASIGYSGAFGVTGALGFTINNFSIAEPLSGGAGQILNFEWQFGTESQYRTFTVGFTEPWLFDSPTTFGVSLYSTKIRYTYNSERTGGSLRIGRRFRWPDDYFRGDWILTGQRVAEDYPLIDVGLSKYTQVSITQIISRNSIDNPVFPTYGSNFSLSIQMSGGPLLPGNVDFHKWILNSEWYVPLFNSSRVALYLSSEFGYVGEFGQSAGLPFNDRFYMGGTGLGYISTTALRGYEDQSIGPRDQLGRIFGGRAMTRQTAELRLALAINPIPIYILGFVEGGNVWERWQKADFANLKRSAGFGARLQINPIGLIGFDYGFGFDDVLPLDGQPDGWKFHFVFGRGF; from the coding sequence ATGAAGCAGAGAGTGTTGGCGTTGGCGGCAGCGGGGATTGTCATGGTCATTTCTTCTACCCACCTTTTCGCACAACGTTTACCCCAAACCCAGGAAGTACTGAAGATTCTCGGCATTTCGGTGGAAGGCAATTCCCTCGCGGAGCCTTCAGCGATTATTGCCAATTCAGGTTTACGGGTAGGCGATGAGTTTACTCTTCCCGGCGATAAAATCGGGCAGTCCGTCAGAAAATTGTGGCAATTGAAAATATTTTCGGATGTTCAGATTGTTATCGACCGCAGGGTTGGAGAAGGAGTATTTCTTGCAATCCGCGTCACAGAGCTTCCCCGCTACGAGGAGACGGTTATATCCGGAAGCGACGAAATCAGCACCGACAAACTCGAAAAGAAAATGGCGCTTGTTCGCGGGCAAGTGATTGCTCCGCACGACCTCACAAGAATTCAGAAAGATATTCTGAAGATGTATGAGGAAGAAGGGCACATGCTTGCCGACGTGAAGGTCTCAACGCAACAACTGGATACCAGCAAAAACCGCGTCAACCTGTTGGTGGATATCGATGAAGGACCGTACGTCAAAGTCCGCAACATTTATTTTTCCGGAAACGAAGCATTCGATAGCGGAGACTTGAAGGGGGCAATGAAGGAAATCGCCGAGGCCCGTTGGTGGAAAATCTTCTCGTCACACAAATTCGACAGGAAGAAGTATGAGGACGATAAGAAACTTATTGTGAAGTTCTATCAGAAAAACGGCTACCGCGATGCGTCGGTGATTGGTGATTCGATTTGGTATAGTGAAGATAAGAAGAATATGAACATCCGCATTGATGTTCATGAAGGGGCGCAATACAAAATCCGGAACATCGCGTGGGAAGGTAACACAGTCTATTCTGACGAAATTCTCAACGAACAGCTCGGTATGAAGCCGGGCGATGTGTACAATCAGGAGAAATTCGAGCAGAATCTGCGCGGCAACGAATCACAAACAGACGTTGCCTCTCTGTATCTGAACAACGGCTATCTCGCCTTCAATCTCGAACCTGAAGAGACCCGCGTTGCCGAGGATAGTGTTGATATCCGCATTAAAGTGTACGAACGAAACAAATTCGTCATCGGGCGGGTCGATATCAAAGGCAACACAAAAACCCATGACAAGGTCATACGGCGTGAACTGTATTCACGCCCCGGCGACTTCTTCAATCGTGCCGCCATCATCCGCAGCATCCGACAGTTGTCGGTGCTGAATTACTTCAACCCGGAGAAGATCAATCCCGACACGTACATTCATCCGGAAGATAACATCGTTGATTTGACGTATTCCGTCGAAGAGAAATCGAGTGATAACATCAATGCCTCGATCGGGTACAGCGGAGCATTCGGCGTAACGGGCGCTCTCGGATTTACCATCAACAATTTTTCGATTGCCGAGCCGCTTTCGGGAGGCGCCGGGCAGATTTTGAATTTCGAATGGCAGTTCGGCACCGAGTCGCAATACAGAACATTCACCGTCGGGTTCACCGAGCCGTGGTTGTTTGACTCGCCCACCACGTTTGGCGTCAGCCTGTACAGCACAAAAATCAGGTACACGTATAACTCGGAGCGTACAGGCGGATCGTTGCGTATCGGGCGCCGTTTCCGCTGGCCGGATGATTACTTCCGCGGCGACTGGATTTTGACGGGACAGCGTGTTGCAGAAGACTATCCGCTCATTGACGTGGGCTTGAGCAAATACACGCAGGTGAGCATTACGCAAATCATTTCGCGGAACAGTATCGACAATCCCGTGTTCCCGACCTACGGTTCGAACTTCTCGCTCTCCATTCAAATGTCCGGCGGGCCGCTGCTTCCGGGCAACGTGGATTTCCACAAATGGATTTTGAACTCGGAGTGGTACGTGCCCCTGTTCAACAGCAGCCGGGTGGCGTTGTATCTGAGTTCCGAATTCGGCTATGTCGGTGAGTTCGGGCAGTCGGCCGGACTTCCGTTCAACGATCGATTCTACATGGGCGGCACAGGCCTCGGATACATTTCAACCACAGCGTTGCGCGGATATGAAGATCAGTCTATCGGGCCTCGCGACCAGTTGGGACGCATCTTCGGCGGCCGCGCCATGACGAGGCAGACTGCGGAACTTCGGCTCGCCCTCGCCATCAATCCGATTCCTATCTACATTCTCGGCTTTGTTGAGGGCGGCAATGTGTGGGAGAGATGGCAGAAGGCGGATTTTGCCAACCTGAAACGGTCGGCCGGTTTCGGAGCCCGATTGCAAATCAACCCTATCGGGTTGATCGGCTTCGACTACGGTTTCGGTTTTGATGACGTTTTGCCCTTGGATGGCCAGCCGGACGGTTGGAAATTCCACTTTGTATTCGGACGGGGATTCTAA